The segment ATCCCTGAATAATGGCTTCAAATACCGGCTTTTCCGACCAAAGCAGTTTTTCTAAACCGGTCCTTATGGATTCCGGATTGACCGTCCCTGAGATTTCATAAACAAAAAAGGCCAGCTTCTGGGTGTAATAAGGATGAAAATCAACAGTGACAGCCATTTGTTGGGCTGATTCCCGGGAGATCTTTCTCTTGGACCTGGCGAATTGGGTTGATATAAAATCGATCAACTCAGCGGCTGGGAATTTCTTTAAAGGATAATTAATGGCACTCTGGAAGAAAGGACGCTGGCGTTCATTAAAGATGCCCAGGAGTAGACGCCGTCGGCTGCCGATAAAGAAATAGGATGCCCGGTGCTTTTGGATATGGGAGCGCAGGAGGGCTTCAACCTTTATGGCTTCTTTCAGGGTAACGATTTCCTGAAATTCATCCAGGGCGACGTGAATCGGTTTCGGACTCGAGCGGATAAATTCCCCCAACGACTCCAGCGTCTCTTCCAAAAGAGGCAAGCCGTTTTTACCCGCAGAGGCCGGTTCGACACTCAGAGAAACTCCCCCTTCCGGATCAGGCTTTAGAACGGGACGAAAGGACCGGATTGCCCGAAGGGCCTTCTCCCAGAGCGATTTTTGGCTGTAGGTGACCGAGAAAACGGCTTTGGTCAGATTGGCGGCCACCTCATTTATCGAGGCCACTCCAAAAAAATCCGAAAAAAGCGTAACCGTCCCCCGATCGGCCAGATTCTTTTGGACTCTCTTGACCAGGGAGGTCTTGCCATAGCGGCGGGGTGAATAGATCAGAACATTGGCCTTCGCCCTGGAGTAAGATTCCAATTCCTGCATTTCTTCCAGGCGGTTGCAGAATGGAGCATCCACGGGGATTTCCTGCAGGTAAAAAGGATTTTCCACCCATCCCTCCAAATATTATTTATTTACCATAATGGTAAGACCATAATGGTAAATAAAGCAAGAAAAAATATAATCGTTCCCACGC is part of the Deltaproteobacteria bacterium genome and harbors:
- a CDS encoding ATP-binding protein, with product MENPFYLQEIPVDAPFCNRLEEMQELESYSRAKANVLIYSPRRYGKTSLVKRVQKNLADRGTVTLFSDFFGVASINEVAANLTKAVFSVTYSQKSLWEKALRAIRSFRPVLKPDPEGGVSLSVEPASAGKNGLPLLEETLESLGEFIRSSPKPIHVALDEFQEIVTLKEAIKVEALLRSHIQKHRASYFFIGSRRRLLLGIFNERQRPFFQSAINYPLKKFPAAELIDFISTQFARSKRKISRESAQQMAVTVDFHPYYTQKLAFFVYEISGTVNPESIRTGLEKLLWSEKPVFEAIIQGLPSQQRLLLYALAKEPTLKMLSSRYLQKYNLGSVGGIQHSSRKLEAMDLIEKNEETGFWGLVDPVFILWLRRQSEEKL